A single window of Acidobacteriota bacterium DNA harbors:
- a CDS encoding lysophospholipid acyltransferase family protein yields the protein MTRSKRLGEWLYYFAFLPLIAPLPTGIRQALGRRRARKRMQRREDSRRHSVANMRHYLGYSAGQAEETTRQAFVLQLADELDSYGYHRVSPSLVGRRFQVEGEEHLDQLRGQGRGAVLATVHLGSICMAVMAMGQMGFKVYPLTHDSRNDSSMGRPLNAHSRWRLFWIERKCGGHAIYVNLKSPSGGKALGSLEALKVLRQGGFVSMPLDIPPHLVDHALQVDFLGRRCRFPSGPVRLAALAGVPIFPYFILRHEDDWTRFKLVLREPIEPSGNASQDLQRCLGQAEEMIKLSPQQWTAWDSANQFLASGDREPGKDPGSFL from the coding sequence ATGACGAGGTCCAAACGCCTGGGGGAATGGCTTTATTATTTCGCCTTTCTGCCGCTGATCGCTCCCCTCCCCACCGGCATCCGGCAAGCCCTGGGACGTCGCCGCGCCCGCAAGCGAATGCAGCGCCGAGAGGACTCGCGCCGCCATAGCGTCGCCAACATGCGGCACTATCTGGGCTACTCGGCAGGTCAGGCTGAGGAGACGACCCGACAGGCCTTCGTCCTGCAACTGGCCGACGAGCTTGATTCCTACGGCTACCACCGGGTGTCCCCGAGCCTGGTGGGCAGGCGCTTTCAGGTGGAGGGGGAGGAGCACCTCGACCAACTTCGCGGTCAGGGGCGCGGAGCCGTCCTGGCCACCGTCCACCTGGGATCGATCTGCATGGCCGTGATGGCCATGGGACAAATGGGCTTCAAGGTCTATCCGCTCACCCACGACTCGCGCAACGATTCCTCCATGGGGCGTCCCCTCAACGCCCACAGCCGCTGGCGCCTCTTTTGGATCGAACGCAAGTGCGGAGGACACGCCATCTACGTCAACCTCAAGTCCCCTTCGGGAGGCAAGGCACTGGGGAGCCTTGAGGCCCTGAAGGTGCTGCGCCAGGGAGGATTCGTGTCGATGCCTCTCGACATTCCTCCTCACCTGGTCGACCACGCCCTGCAAGTCGATTTCCTGGGCCGGCGCTGTCGTTTTCCCAGCGGACCGGTGCGCCTGGCCGCTTTGGCCGGGGTTCCCATTTTTCCTTACTTCATCCTGCGTCATGAAGACGACTGGACGCGATTTAAGCTCGTCCTGCGAGAGCCGATCGAGCCCAGCGGAAACGCCTCTCAGGACCTTCAACGCTGTCTGGGTCAGGCCGAAGAGATGATCAAACTCAGTCCCCAGCAATGGACGGCCTGGGATTCCGCCAATCAATTCCTGGCGTCCGGAGACCGCGAGCCTGGGAAAGACCCCGGGTCTTTCCTCTAA
- a CDS encoding ketoacyl-ACP synthase III: MLVATHMIQAKLEAIASHLPQRIVSNDELSRDHPEWDMKLVEARAGVRERRFAAEDETAVDLAEKACRRLFQSHPEAEEADTLVFCTQTPDYFLPANACVLHQKLELPLEVFAFDLAMGCSGYVNGLALARSLIVSGQSRSLLLVTADTLSKRTGPDDRSVRVLFGDGAAVTWISAGEEGESGILDVECATEGKFFDRIIIPGGGCRRPAPFEATPEESDGPDEKRTPEQVFMDGIAVLGLVSSKVPPQIRSLLERNGLSLDDVDLFAFHQASKLALDALQSRLKLPKAKVVRNLDRVGNTVSASIPLVLEEALNGDRLKPGDLVLASGFGVGLTWASALIRF; this comes from the coding sequence ATGCTTGTGGCAACTCACATGATTCAAGCCAAACTAGAAGCCATCGCATCCCACCTCCCCCAGCGCATCGTCAGCAACGACGAGCTGTCCAGGGACCATCCCGAGTGGGACATGAAGTTGGTGGAGGCCCGAGCCGGGGTTCGCGAACGGCGTTTCGCCGCTGAGGACGAGACGGCCGTCGACCTGGCCGAGAAGGCCTGCCGCAGGCTCTTTCAGAGTCACCCCGAGGCGGAGGAGGCCGACACGCTGGTGTTCTGCACCCAGACGCCCGACTACTTCCTCCCCGCCAATGCCTGCGTCCTCCATCAAAAGCTGGAGTTGCCGCTGGAGGTTTTCGCCTTCGACCTGGCCATGGGGTGCTCGGGCTACGTCAACGGACTGGCCCTGGCCCGCTCGCTGATCGTCAGCGGACAGTCGCGAAGCCTGCTGCTGGTGACGGCCGATACCTTGAGCAAGCGCACCGGGCCCGACGACCGTTCCGTGCGCGTGCTCTTCGGAGACGGAGCCGCAGTGACCTGGATTTCAGCCGGCGAGGAAGGGGAATCAGGCATTCTCGACGTTGAGTGCGCCACCGAGGGAAAGTTCTTCGACCGCATCATCATCCCGGGCGGGGGCTGCCGGCGTCCCGCTCCGTTTGAGGCGACCCCCGAAGAATCCGATGGGCCGGATGAGAAGCGCACCCCGGAACAGGTCTTCATGGACGGCATCGCGGTGTTGGGCCTGGTCTCCAGCAAGGTGCCTCCCCAGATCCGTTCCCTTCTGGAGCGCAACGGCCTGAGTCTGGACGACGTCGATCTCTTTGCCTTCCACCAGGCCAGTAAGCTGGCCCTCGACGCCCTTCAGTCCCGGCTCAAACTGCCCAAGGCCAAAGTCGTGCGCAACCTTGACCGTGTCGGCAATACCGTCTCCGCCTCCATCCCCCTGGTGCTGGAAGAGGCCCTCAACGGGGACCGCCTCAAACCCGGAGACCTGGTCCTGGCCTCAGGCTTCGGCGTCGGCCTGACCTGGGCCTCGGCCCTGATTCGCTTTTAG
- a CDS encoding ABC transporter ATP-binding protein, which translates to MSWAIRARGVCKEYKQYSGPREMLREMVLRQKRHRTLQAVQPLDLEIERGEAFGIVGDNGAGKSTLLKLICGTCFPTRGEMEVQGQVAALLELGAGFHPEFTGRANIYFTGALMGLSREQISRREPGIIAFSELRDFIDQPVKNYSSGMYLRLGFAVATGFDPDILVIDEALAVGDQGFQKKCTDRILDFHRQGKTLLFCSHNLYQVRRLCRRALWIDQGAVRGMGSADQVVDRYQDSVRERERRSREKPEVAEVDPQQGPVCRIEDYRLLDADGQLCDQFRHGDPLAVEAEVYFREDFQGIPALGVSVMRNDGEVIYATSSALEGRELEKGEKGVYRGRLVLPQLSLLAGRYSLTFLATDHHSMQVYDAAEEVCPFTVEYPGSDIGIVRLQHRWE; encoded by the coding sequence ATGAGTTGGGCGATACGGGCTCGGGGGGTCTGCAAGGAGTACAAGCAGTACTCCGGCCCCAGGGAGATGCTGCGCGAGATGGTGCTGCGGCAGAAGCGCCATCGGACGCTGCAGGCGGTGCAGCCGCTTGACCTGGAGATCGAACGAGGCGAAGCCTTCGGGATCGTGGGAGACAACGGGGCGGGCAAGAGCACCCTGCTCAAGCTCATCTGCGGCACCTGCTTTCCCACCCGGGGAGAGATGGAGGTGCAGGGTCAGGTGGCGGCTCTGCTGGAACTGGGGGCCGGCTTCCATCCCGAGTTTACCGGACGCGCCAACATCTACTTCACCGGCGCCTTGATGGGACTCAGCCGTGAGCAGATCAGCCGCCGCGAACCGGGCATCATCGCCTTCAGCGAGCTGCGGGACTTCATCGACCAGCCGGTCAAAAACTACTCCTCGGGAATGTACCTGCGCCTGGGATTCGCCGTGGCCACCGGATTCGATCCCGATATTCTGGTCATCGACGAAGCCCTGGCCGTGGGCGATCAGGGATTTCAGAAAAAGTGCACCGACCGCATCCTGGACTTCCACCGGCAAGGCAAGACGCTGCTCTTCTGCTCCCACAACCTCTATCAGGTGCGCAGGCTGTGCCGGCGGGCCCTCTGGATCGACCAGGGAGCAGTGCGGGGCATGGGTTCCGCCGACCAGGTCGTTGACCGCTACCAGGATTCCGTGCGAGAGCGGGAGAGGAGGTCGAGGGAGAAGCCCGAAGTGGCCGAGGTGGACCCCCAGCAGGGACCTGTCTGCCGCATTGAGGACTACCGTCTGCTGGACGCCGACGGACAGCTTTGCGACCAGTTCCGTCACGGCGACCCGCTGGCGGTGGAAGCCGAGGTCTATTTCAGGGAAGACTTCCAGGGTATCCCCGCACTAGGCGTGTCGGTGATGCGCAATGACGGCGAAGTCATCTACGCTACCTCAAGCGCCCTGGAGGGAAGGGAATTGGAGAAAGGCGAAAAGGGCGTCTACCGGGGACGGCTGGTGTTGCCTCAACTGAGCCTCCTGGCCGGACGCTACAGCCTCACCTTCCTGGCCACCGACCACCACAGCATGCAAGTCTATGACGCCGCCGAAGAAGTTTGCCCCTTTACCGTGGAGTATCCCGGCTCGGACATCGGCATCGTCCGTTTGCAGCACCGGTGGGAGTGA